Genomic segment of Hylaeus volcanicus isolate JK05 chromosome 6, UHH_iyHylVolc1.0_haploid, whole genome shotgun sequence:
TCCGTATTCGGagttttcagatttttaaagGGTTTCTCGTCGAGCAATTTTAACTTCCTATTTagctttaatgaaaatatgtcaagtggattttatataaaaggaAATATCGATCAGAAACCGTATAGCATGCCCATAGACACCGATTCTGTCGTTACTCTCGTTCGATCCGATATTTTCCGCGATAACAAGGAGTCGGAGAGCGTCTCTATTTAAGATATGTCGCAAAAAATTTATCTCGCAACATGGGAATGTTTACCTGAAGTGATCGTCGAGCACATCTCCGTTTGTCGACATGTAATATTCACCGAGAGATTTGTCGTTTCGTATCGAACACGTAACAATTAATTCGTGCATTATGAGGGAATTCGCGGATACATGCGTCGGACATGTATATTGTTACATTTCGTTGCATTCGGCGTGTACCACCAAATGGTTTCAATGAAACTCGTATTACCAAGGGAGAGAAGGGGGATACTTCGTGCACGTTGTATGCTTGTTTCGAGAATTTACGTTGAAGgaattaactaaaaattttcCGAAAGCATTATAATATTCTGCGAAAGTACATCTACCActaaaaaagaaggaaaattttCTTCGCAACGTAAATGCAGCGAAAGTAGCATTCCGTGCGTAACCAGAATATTACAGGAGACTGTTTTCATTACCATCGTGAATCTTCGTGGAAGAATTCTCCAATTTGTCCTCCGAACCGACCTTTATTGCAGTCGACTATCTCGAATTAAGTCGAGCCCTGAGGCGCGATTCGGAAGTGTCCACCACAGTCGTTCTCAGGACAAAGGGACATTGCTATTTTAATTAAGCCCGCGTGACAGCGGAGAAAGGAAAGAATCAGTGCATACGTCAGGCGACGGTAGTCTCGAgacatttcaatgaaaagaaCACCGGATATTACTTTCTTACAATCACGGACATGCTAGAGATGAATTCTGAACATTTTACGAGCCTGATAAAACTCACGAAGATACGTGATATTCGATGACGTAGCGAATACAATAAATCACATATACACGAATAAAGAGTGTTTAACGGTCAACAAGCTgtaaatttccataaatttatttaagttacTTGAAATAGTAGCTGCAGTTGAGTTTTAAACATCGAAATAGTAAACTGTTACCATGCAGAGTACGTAACTGTACGTGATTGTAAACGTAcaatcgaatgaaataaaaataacgtttaaacaaaaacaaaagaaatttgaattaatcaGAAAGCGAACAACTGAAAGTGAAAAGTATCCGGTTCGAGCAAGCATTTCACGATGgatcttcgtttctttctagAGCCCTACTGTCCAATCACGTTCGACGGATGGTCTTGCTGGCCAAACACCCCAGCTGGAACAACGGTCTACACGCCATGCCCAAATTTCATCACAGGATTCGATGGATCACGTGAGTGCCTTAAAACCTCTCGATAAAGGATTAAACACAATAACGATAACATTTTGCTCGCCATGAACTTCggcttttaataaattccaaatgtatacatacaaaaaatgttgtagaGAAACAATCTTGTTCCATCGTGTGTATCAAATCCACATATCGCTTCGCAATgcaatatatgtacatatcgTAATAACATTAAATAGTATGTTTAAGTGTGCGACAAACGTTTTGCGCTCAGTAGAAAAATACGTTCGacgacaaaataaattgcGGTATCGTCTGTTTTTCATCGAGTCTTTTAGCATAAAGGATGGGGGTCATCCCATATGGAAATCATAGCTGTAtttgacaattttcttttcgaaaacaatttacttaatggaacatttgtttCCTGGAGTTTATTACACGCGTATCGAGTAATGAAAGAGTAATTATTAGttagatattatttaatgaaaccaTTACGAAACGATCAGGGTTCTCGGGTATGATTAAACCTCGAATAAAAAACCAggcattttcattttctacaatttGAAATTGCTTATAAAACGCtcggtattttatttcaaatctaACCAAACCTATCAGACAGTCGTTCGAAAAAGACTTGGCGCGCAATGGTTCCAGCATCGCTACTTTACCTAAAAGaatccgaataaaaattatatttttattattcgatacacGTATAACAAACGCCAGCAAACAGACGATCCATTAAGTAAATCgtctttgaaaaagaaaatgtcgaaTATAGCTCCGTTTCTCATGGTTACTCCTcctcttaaaataaaaaataccaaCCATTCATCACGGTTGCTCGGATGCACATTAAAAGTACGCTGCACCCATCGATCGATTGTTCCGTTCAACGAATTCGTTCGCGAACCTAATTCATACATCGGGCGAGTCATCGTACCCGGTTTTGTTAAGAATATTACACATAAGACTCCTGATCGCCGGATGCTCGCACGAGGTGAACTTCCTTACCAACTGGTCGTACCTGGTCACGTAGTCCTTAGAATTAACAGGAGTTAACAATTTAACCGCCATCAACGTAGCCTCGATCGATCCAGTCTCCGCGAGTCCTTCGATAATCCCCAAATTACTGTCCTCCGACTCGTAATCTTTGAAAGGATTCGACAGGAGGAAGTTCCAAAGCGTGTCGGATACAAAGAAGAGGAACAGTGGCGAGAAAATGGCGATCAATTCGGGCAACTTTTGGCCCAACTTAGCTCCGAACTCCTTGGGCGTTTTCACGGACATTTGTTCCTTCGCGAACACCATCAACAAGTAAGAGGTGGCGTCAGTCTGCGGCGTGAGGACGCTGAGGAACATCTTCATCGTCTCGTCGATCAGTCGCGGATCCACGTGCACGTGCATGGCGAAACAAACTAGTTCGGTAATGATTTCCTGAACGGCGTGATTCACGGGGAAAAAGTGCGATTTTTTAGGGTGCGGTACGTTCCAACGGTTCTTTACCGCTTCGACGAAGACGTTGGAGAAGATCGTCATTCGAGAGTACAGTTTATCCTTGGCTGGTAGCAGGAACGCGACGAGCACGAACGTTCCCGTGGGCCCAGAGATGTCCTGTTCgggatgaaaaagaaatcttcgTAGGAGTTGCTCGATGAACTCTTCAGGTAGAAGATTGCATATGGCCTCGTTGATGCTTTGCAGCAAGGAGTTGATGTTCTTTGTGACAGTCTCTTGAGGAACTCCAGCTTCCGCGAAGTTGTCGATGGTCTTTAGCACGAGCTTGACGAAGTCCTCGAGATAGTCATCGGGTATCTTAGAAATTGCCTTGATCACGGTGGGCATAGCGTCCACGTCCTTCGCCGTGAAGGTGGATATCATTTGACTCAGCAACGCCCACGTGGCTGGTCCGGGTTCTTCCCGAAACAAGTCATTAGCTTTATTAAATAGAACTTCTCGAATGGAGTAGTGCTCTTCGGTTTTCCATTGCGAGAGGAGAAAGTCGTGCAGCTGGTCGCGCGACGCTACCATGTGCATCAACCTGATTCCGTGTTTTCGAACGGACACCCTCTGGCTGGTCAACATCTTTGCGAAGTTCGTGACTGTCATCAGCGAGGTCCTCCTGCAGACGTTTGTCAGAGCTAGCAGAGCGCTCGACAAGTAGTCACCGGCGCATAGTTTGCCTATAAGCGTCAACGGTACCGGGGGATTCGCGAATTTGATGCCGGAGATGGCGTCATGCACGAGGAGATAATCACTCTGAGCGTCCTCGTGGTGAACATCGATCGTCTTCTCTTCGGGGATCAACGGCTCGATGATCTTTGTGAACGTTTCGCCGTGTACGAGGACAGCCAGGACCTTCAAAGCCATCCCCTTCTTTCTCTTCGTTAAATCCTGAAGACACTGCTCGACGAACTTCATGGGGATGTCGTTGTACCAGCGCGTGGATCTCACGAAACGTTGCCGGCCCACGCAGTACCAATGTTCCTGGCACTCGTCGAGATACTCCTTCCACTTGGACAGAATGCTTTCGGGGTGCTTCTTCAGCAAGGCGAGAGCCTCTCCTGACTCGATGTCGGCGATGCTCGCAGTCTTCTCCTCCGCGCAGAAACGCTTGCAGAGTTCCTTCTCGTGCTTTTTCAGCAAGAATCGAAAACTGCCGGTTAGATAGGAGGCAGTCTCGTCGTTCCCTTGCATTATCCTCTCGATCTCCTTCACCAACCAGGGATAGTTGTTCACGGACATCCGTTCTATCCGAGCGTTGTGCTTGTGGCTCTGGCTGTGGTTCACGTGGTGCTCGTTGAACTCGTAGATGGAGCTGCAGAGGTCGTAGATTATTCCATCTCTGTTCTTCCAGGGAGGCTCGTTGGAGTTGTAGGATTTCGAGAATACATCAAGGCAGGCGTCGAGGCACATTCTCTCGTATTCAGGGTACTTTCTGAGAATATTCCAGTGTCCAGTGGATCGCGAGCTTTTCACGTCTACGAGCACGCTGATGAGCTGATCTATAGGTTGGTCGTAGATGATCCTGTAGTGAATAGCTGCCTCGATCATCCTAATCCCGGTTATGTTCATAGATGTCAGCTCCTTCTTCACCACAGCTCGCATGATGACGTCCATGAGAACCGTCCAGTGATTGCTGCTCATATGGGGAAGATCGTAGAGGCTCAACAAGCACTCGAACACTTTCATCAGGAACCACGGTTGTTCGTTTTTGTGTCTGTCCCTGGTGTACGTTAACACGTCCAACAAAGCGTCGTCGTCCTTGTTTACTCTGCAGGAGTAGATCATTTGGCAGATCAGGGCCGCCCTGCACTCCATCTCCGAGGTCTTCGCTATCTCCTCCTTGATAATTGTTAGCGATTCCTTGGTAGGCAGGTAACACCTCCAGCAATGCTTATAATCCATCCTGCTAGCCGTGTTGTCCCCCTTCTCCAGCTTGATCCTCGCTTGTCTGATTCGATCCTCGGCGGGCAACATCCTCATCAACTGGAACGTCACCCTCTCCCAATCGTCGAGGATATTTCTCCCGTATACCCGGCGATACGAGTTCAGGAATAGGTCGAGCTTCTTCTCGCTCGGATAGTACTGTAAATAATCCAACATCTTGTCCGCGTCGAAGTCCAAGACGCTGCATGGGAACAACTTCCAGTAAACGGACTCTATGAGCTTCGCGCTGACCAGTTTCAACGGCACCAATTTAATATACAGCTTTGGTTTTTGTCGAAAGTACTCCTTGCCGTTCTTCAGGAGAGCCTCCGCGGCCTTGTTGCTGAGACGAACAGCCGGTGGAGATTTCTCGTGCATCTCGTACAGCTCGACGAACGATTTCAGGCGTTTCTTTACCAGCGCACCCAAGAAGTCTCCGCACCCGTGAATGTTCACTGGGTGGAG
This window contains:
- the LOC128878267 gene encoding uncharacterized protein LOC128878267 gives rise to the protein MNIQTPYLDAIQGIPGATPGEKYKWIAKVVKERLAECNSLEGIIESEKIPQLLMPLVQAQAAQMLIKKDPKNMSIYTAIAEALKSEDATIVNKALQASSFFDGTNKTITNVRYFFDHLFPYVTLNTRLRIIKTLAIRLAPKESALAEEFFIAVAGSYGLEQALPLLPACSETFMYNTIVERKIVLSRKLLDTIFHKNPDFVVRYLRLSKPNPDRNTRNLHPVNIHGCGDFLGALVKKRLKSFVELYEMHEKSPPAVRLSNKAAEALLKNGKEYFRQKPKLYIKLVPLKLVSAKLIESVYWKLFPCSVLDFDADKMLDYLQYYPSEKKLDLFLNSYRRVYGRNILDDWERVTFQLMRMLPAEDRIRQARIKLEKGDNTASRMDYKHCWRCYLPTKESLTIIKEEIAKTSEMECRAALICQMIYSCRVNKDDDALLDVLTYTRDRHKNEQPWFLMKVFECLLSLYDLPHMSSNHWTVLMDVIMRAVVKKELTSMNITGIRMIEAAIHYRIIYDQPIDQLISVLVDVKSSRSTGHWNILRKYPEYERMCLDACLDVFSKSYNSNEPPWKNRDGIIYDLCSSIYEFNEHHVNHSQSHKHNARIERMSVNNYPWLVKEIERIMQGNDETASYLTGSFRFLLKKHEKELCKRFCAEEKTASIADIESGEALALLKKHPESILSKWKEYLDECQEHWYCVGRQRFVRSTRWYNDIPMKFVEQCLQDLTKRKKGMALKVLAVLVHGETFTKIIEPLIPEEKTIDVHHEDAQSDYLLVHDAISGIKFANPPVPLTLIGKLCAGDYLSSALLALTNVCRRTSLMTVTNFAKMLTSQRVSVRKHGIRLMHMVASRDQLHDFLLSQWKTEEHYSIREVLFNKANDLFREEPGPATWALLSQMISTFTAKDVDAMPTVIKAISKIPDDYLEDFVKLVLKTIDNFAEAGVPQETVTKNINSLLQSINEAICNLLPEEFIEQLLRRFLFHPEQDISGPTGTFVLVAFLLPAKDKLYSRMTIFSNVFVEAVKNRWNVPHPKKSHFFPVNHAVQEIITELVCFAMHVHVDPRLIDETMKMFLSVLTPQTDATSYLLMVFAKEQMSVKTPKEFGAKLGQKLPELIAIFSPLFLFFVSDTLWNFLLSNPFKDYESEDSNLGIIEGLAETGSIEATLMAVKLLTPVNSKDYVTRYDQLVRKFTSCEHPAIRSLMCNILNKTGYDDSPDV